The following coding sequences lie in one Aspergillus luchuensis IFO 4308 DNA, chromosome 8, nearly complete sequence genomic window:
- a CDS encoding RTA1 domain-containing protein (COG:S;~EggNog:ENOG410PJXJ;~InterPro:IPR007568;~PFAM:PF04479;~TransMembrane:7 (o54-72i79-99o111-132i153-174o194-213i241-259o279-305i);~antiSMASH:Cluster_8.17;~go_component: GO:0016021 - integral component of membrane [Evidence IEA]) translates to MTNCTTDWSNVTLATFNQTLLNDTSLCTKCTCPLVLDGEQLSWVRYYPNLAGNVLYAALFGLFLVLQLFFGIQRKTRGYMIGMTLGLILEVLGYVGRILLRYSMFEFSWFLMYLVPLTIAPAFISAAIYLTLSRIITIYGAEHARFRPQVYTYIFITFDIIALLLQAVGGAVASIADAYSSMQDQGVHVMVGGLAWQVVSLFIFSCLALDFYLRVNRASRKGVPLNPAFDSLRAQRSFEPWFIVSLSLAVLFIFVRSVFRCAELQGGFGGELANEEITFMVLEGAMMVLACGLLTFFHPGLILGAREWALAKWSRGGKGA, encoded by the exons ATGACTAACTGCACCACCGATTGGAGCAATGTCACGCTCGCTACCTTCAATCAGACTCTACTCAATGATACCTCATTGTGTACGAAATGCACCTGTCCTCTCGTCCTGGACGGCGAGCAGCTGTCTTGGGTGCGATACTACCCGAACCTGGCGGGCAATGTCCTCTACGCAGCTCTCTTCGGCCTGTTCCTCGTGCTGCAGCTTTTCTTTGGCATTCAGCGCAAGACGCGTGGATACATGATCGGCATGACCCTTGGATTGATTCTTGAAGTCTTGGGCTATGTCGGACGCATTCTCCTCCGCTACTCGATGTTCGAATTCTCGTGGTTTTTGAT GTACCTTGTTCCTCTCACCATCGCACCGGCCTTTATCTCCGCAGCCATCTATCTGACCCTCTCGCGGATCATCACAATCTACGGTGCTGAGCATGCCCGCTTCCGCCCCCAGGTCTACACCTACATTTTCATCACgttcgacatcatcgccctgctgctgcaagccGTGGGTGGTGCTGTCGCCTCCATCGCCGACGCCTACTCGTCCATGCAGGATCAGGGCGTGCACGTCATGGTCGGTGGCCTTGCATGGCAGGTGGTGTCTCTGTTCATCTTCTCGTGCCTGGCTCTGGATTTCTATCTACGTGTGAACCGTGCTAGCCGCAAAGGAGTCCCGCTCAACCCGGCGTTTGACTCCCTCCGCGCCCAGCGGTCCTTCGAGCCCTGGTTTATTGTCTCCCTGTCTCTGGCCGTCCTGTTCATCTTTGTGCGGAGTGTGTTCCGGTGTGCTGAGCTAcagggtggatttggcggcGAGTTGGCCAATGAGGAGATTACGTTTATGGTACTGGAGGGAGCCATGATGGTGCTGGCTTGTGGGTTGTTGACATTCTTCCACCCGGGATTGATTTTGGGGGCTAGGGAGTGGGCGTTGGCCAAGTGGAGTCGCGGCGGTAAGGGGGCTTAG